One Longimicrobiaceae bacterium genomic window carries:
- a CDS encoding class I SAM-dependent methyltransferase, whose protein sequence is MLQLGAGEKHRPDAVNVDLVETTGPDVVHDLNERPWPFPDGRFAEVLAFDVVEHLDDIVRTMEEVHRVCEDGATVRITVPHFSCANAFTDPTHRHYFGFFSFHYFTGEHRFSFYTDRRFRRVHSRIVFHPTLLNRLVNRLANRFPEEYERRWAWLFPAWFLYFELQVVKDG, encoded by the coding sequence GTGCTCCAACTGGGCGCGGGGGAGAAGCACCGCCCCGACGCGGTGAACGTGGACCTGGTGGAGACCACCGGTCCGGACGTGGTGCACGACCTGAACGAGCGTCCGTGGCCGTTCCCGGACGGCCGGTTCGCCGAGGTGCTGGCGTTCGACGTGGTGGAGCACCTGGACGACATCGTTCGCACGATGGAGGAGGTGCACCGCGTGTGCGAGGACGGCGCGACGGTGCGCATCACCGTCCCCCACTTCTCCTGTGCCAACGCCTTCACGGACCCGACGCATCGCCACTACTTCGGGTTCTTCAGCTTCCACTACTTCACCGGGGAGCACCGGTTCTCCTTCTACACCGACCGGCGCTTCCGCAGGGTGCACAGCCGCATCGTCTTCCATCCCACGCTGCTGAACCGGCTGGTGAACCGCCTCGCGAACCGGTTCCCCGAGGAGTACGAGCGGCGCTGGGCCTGGCTCTTCCCGGCGTGGTTCCTGTACTTCGAGCTGCAGGTGGTCAAGGACGGGTGA
- a CDS encoding glycosyltransferase family 4 protein — protein MKVVFLNPSGQLGGAERGLLEFMASLRAAEPDWELELVATADGPFVARAAALGVGTVVLPLPDALAELGDGGEGARRAGLRGRLALAGGLLRGVLPGLAYVRRLRRILRDAAPDVVHTNGFKMHVLGARARPRGVPVVWHVQDFVSRRPVMSRLLRAHAGRCAAVVAISRSVAADVRAVCGDLVPVHPVYSAVDLEAFTPGGPAADLDAAAGLPAPAPGTVRVGLVAVLAWWKGHETFLRAVSLLPRGLPFRAYVVGGPLYVTGGSSQLSLDGLRKRAEELGVADRVGFTGFVQEPAAAMRALDVVVHASTEPEPFGMVIVEAMACGRALVGSEGGGAAELISAGENALGHPPGDARRLAECIETLVRDAELRARLGRVGRAEVERSFDRRRLAAELVPIYREALAGAG, from the coding sequence ATGAAGGTCGTCTTCCTGAACCCCTCGGGCCAGCTCGGGGGCGCGGAGCGTGGGCTCCTGGAGTTCATGGCGAGCCTGAGGGCGGCGGAGCCCGACTGGGAGCTGGAGCTGGTCGCCACCGCGGACGGCCCGTTCGTGGCCCGCGCCGCGGCGCTCGGGGTCGGCACGGTCGTGCTCCCGCTCCCGGACGCGCTCGCGGAGCTGGGCGACGGCGGCGAGGGCGCTCGGCGCGCGGGTCTCCGGGGCCGACTCGCCCTGGCAGGAGGACTCCTCCGGGGCGTGCTCCCCGGGCTGGCGTACGTGCGCCGGCTCCGGCGGATCCTGCGCGACGCCGCCCCGGACGTGGTGCACACCAACGGCTTCAAGATGCACGTGCTGGGCGCCCGCGCCCGGCCCCGCGGCGTCCCCGTAGTCTGGCACGTCCAGGACTTCGTGAGTCGCCGCCCGGTGATGTCGCGCTTGCTGCGCGCCCACGCGGGGCGGTGCGCGGCGGTCGTCGCCATTTCCCGGAGCGTCGCCGCCGACGTGCGCGCCGTGTGCGGTGACCTGGTACCGGTGCACCCCGTCTACAGCGCGGTGGACCTGGAGGCGTTCACGCCGGGCGGGCCGGCGGCCGACCTCGACGCGGCCGCGGGACTCCCCGCGCCCGCGCCCGGCACCGTGCGGGTGGGGCTGGTGGCGGTGCTGGCCTGGTGGAAGGGGCACGAGACCTTCCTCCGGGCGGTGTCGCTCCTCCCGCGAGGCCTCCCCTTCCGGGCGTACGTGGTGGGGGGGCCGCTCTACGTCACCGGCGGGAGCAGCCAGCTCTCGCTGGACGGCCTCCGGAAACGGGCGGAGGAGCTCGGCGTCGCCGACCGGGTGGGCTTCACGGGGTTCGTGCAGGAGCCCGCAGCGGCGATGCGCGCGCTCGACGTGGTGGTCCACGCGAGCACCGAGCCGGAGCCCTTCGGCATGGTGATCGTGGAGGCGATGGCCTGCGGCCGGGCACTGGTGGGGAGCGAGGGCGGAGGCGCCGCCGAGCTGATCTCCGCGGGAGAGAACGCGCTGGGGCACCCTCCGGGTGACGCCCGCCGGCTCGCTGAGTGCATCGAGACGCTGGTCCGCGACGCGGAGCTGCGCGCCCGGCTCGGACGGGTGGGCCGAGCGGAGGTGGAGCGCTCCTTCGACCGGCGGCGCCTCGCCGCGGAGCTGGTCCCCATCTACCGCGAGGCGCTTGCGGGGGCGGGGTGA